Within the bacterium genome, the region GGGATGAAGTTGTCGACAATGCCCTGTTCCACCCAGGTCTTGCCGTCCTGCAAATATTCCTCGTACGACCAGGGGTAAACACTCGGACTGGAGGAGACCAGGAGATGCTCGCCGCGCGCCTTGATGCTGTCGCGCACGGTGCGATAGAAGGCATTGAGTTGATCGGCGCGCCAGCGCTGCCAGGCCGTGTCTCGGAAATTCGCGGGCGGCGCGGCGCCGTTGTGTTCGGCGCGGTAAAGCGCGACCGTCGCGGCCTCGTATCCGCCTTCCACCGGCAGGGCGGGAATGCGGTCGGAGAATTCGATGCCGTCGACGTCGTAGTGATCGAGAATCTCGGTGACCAGCGCCAGCATCCAGCGCTGCACTTCGGGATTGATCGCCGACATCCAATCAAAGCCGTTCTTGACCACCAGCCTGCCGCTGCTGTCGCGCAAGGCCCAATCGGGATAGCGCGCGAGAATGTGGCCGCCGTTTTGCGAGTAGGAAGCGGCAAAGCCGTATTCGAACCAGGGCAGCACCTCCAGGCCGTTGCGATGCGCTTCGATGAGCACGCGGCCGAGCGGATCGCGACCGTCAAATTCAGGCAAAATGGGCGCGTTGAAGTAATCATCCATCACCAGGCTGGGATAGAGGGTGTGGCCGCGATTGAGCACCACCGGCAACACTACGTTCAGCCCGGCGCCGGCAAGATAATCCATGGCCTCCGCAATGTTGGCATCGGAGAAAAGCACCTGGCTGTCGACGTTGGTGAGCTTGACGCCGCGCAATTCCTGCAGCGGTTGCGCGCTCATCGGCGCAGCGGCCAGCAGCACCAGCAGCGTGATCGAGACTGCCGAATGGCGCTCAAGAGACATGACATGCCTTTCGTCGGGCGTCGCAGGCCGGACAAGTGCCCGGCGCGCACAGCAAGCCGGCGGGATGCTCGCGGAGAAATTCCAAACCCTCCTCATACAAGCGCGCCACCGGGATCAGATAACTGCGCAGCCCGGCGTGCTGAAGCGGCATCAGACGGCGTTGCGCCAACAAATGATATTCCAAATTGATGAATGAGCGGCTGCAGCCCGGAACTTCCTGCAGCGGCTGTTCACCGCGTGCGGAAACTGCGATTGGTAGAATGCCTTCATGCGCCCAGGGGAACACCGCAAGCCAGGGCAGCTTCGCTTTGCTCTCCAAATAATGTCCAAACGTCAGCGCTGAAAAATCGACGCCCAGCAGGGCGATGGCTGAATCGCTTTTGGCTTGCAGCCAGGCGAGCACGCTGCCCTCGCCGAGCGGGCAGGTGGGAGAGTTGTCCGCCTCAACTTCTTCGGTGATTTTTCCCCACAGCGCGAACGAATGGGTCGGCGCGGCGGTGCGACGCACGCCCGCACTGCGGCGGAATCTCTCGGAGACGTAGCCTGTATCGCCGGGCGTGTCGGCCGGTCGGAACGGCGTCGAATCACCGGTGGTCTTCTTGAAGCAATAGGAGAAAGCCGGCATGATCAAAGAGCCGTCCGCGGTGAGAAGCGACTGCAGGGCCGCAATCAGCGCTTCCGCATTGCTCGCGGGAAAGGCCGAACGGATTTTCCGCAGCGAGCAGTGCAGCAGCACATGCAGGCCCGGCCGCAGGCCGAGCGCGTGCAGGTAATCGGGCAGAGTCATGCGCATCGTGTCATCAGGTTCCTGGCGGACGCGAAGAATGCGCTGGTCGCGCGCAGCCGAGATCAAGTCCGCCAGATGATCTTTCTCTTGGTGAAAAAATTCACCATGAGCGCGAGCAGCCAGGTCAGCAAACAGCCCCGCAGAAATCCCAGCCACGGCGCGGCGGTGACCGCCTGCAGCAGCGGATAGAGGCCGGTGAGTTGCAGCACCGGCATGATCGCAAACGACACGCCGATGTAGGCCAGCATCGGATTCTGGCCGTTGGCGATGAGAAGCTGAAATCCGCGCCGCCGCTGCCAAACTTCGATGAGAATGATGAGCGCAATCAGCAGAAAGATTGCCAGCCCGGCGGTGACGAAGTAGTAGCTCAGTGTCGGATGATCCTTCTTGATGCCGCCCTCAAAAGGTTCGAACAAAAGCCCGAGCAGCATCCAGTAAGCGCCCCAACTATACAGCTTGGCCAGCAGGCTTTCGGTGCGGTTGCGCGGACGGCGCACCAGCCAGGCGCCGATCAGAAGCACAACCAAAGTAATCACCGCGGTGGCGGTCAGCCAGCGCGCCTGCAATCCGATCAAGAGGAAGATGACCAGGCCGATCATCATGGCCACCAGGGCAAGTTGCCGGCTTTTGTTCCAGGTGCGCATCGGCGTTTCTTCTTCGCGAGGAGAATTCATCCAGCGCAACAGCAGGTCGCCCGCAATCGTGCCGGGAATCACGAGAAAGAGATATTGCAGGTAATACAGTTTGTAGAACCACGGCGCGGGCGTGGCCTGCCACAGCCATGCCACCACGCCCGGCGTTGCGCCGGCCAGACGCAACGCCAGCAACACGCCAAGAATTCCCAGACGCGGAATCAGACGAGAGCGCGTGACGAGCCAGACCAGGCTGCCGAACACCGCCATGTTGGCGAGCACGATGATGATGATGTCGCTGCGGGTGAGTGCGAAGCCGCTGCCGTCGGGATAGCGGACGGTGGCGAGCAAGGCGATCGCAACGAGCCAGCCCGCGGTGCGCACGGCATAGCGCGCTGTGGGCTGCCAGGACTTCGGCAGCCGGGTGAAGATCGCGAAGAACGAGGCGAAAGCCAGCAAGCCGAGCAGCCAGTGTGTTGCAGTCGGTTGCGTGCTGAGCGCGTAGGGCTTGAGGTGCTGCAAATAAATGGCAAAGAAGCCGAGCAAGAAACCGCGCTGCAAGATCCCACCGGCGATTTTCCAGCGCGCGGCGCCTTGGCTCAGGCGCGTGGAAAGCGCGAGCGGCAGGGCCGCGCCCAGACAAAACAGAAACAGCGGAAAAACCAAATCAACCCAGGTGAGGCCCGGCAGGGTGGGATCGAACTTGTGCGCGGGCGGCGGCACTTGGGCATGATACATCCACGCCGGCAGAACGCCATACGGAATTACGCCGGAGAGCACCATCGTCAAGATGGCAAAGCCGCGCAGGGCATCGAGCGCATGACTGCGGGTGCGTTCCATTAGATG harbors:
- a CDS encoding AAC(3) family N-acetyltransferase; protein product: MRMTLPDYLHALGLRPGLHVLLHCSLRKIRSAFPASNAEALIAALQSLLTADGSLIMPAFSYCFKKTTGDSTPFRPADTPGDTGYVSERFRRSAGVRRTAAPTHSFALWGKITEEVEADNSPTCPLGEGSVLAWLQAKSDSAIALLGVDFSALTFGHYLESKAKLPWLAVFPWAHEGILPIAVSARGEQPLQEVPGCSRSFINLEYHLLAQRRLMPLQHAGLRSYLIPVARLYEEGLEFLREHPAGLLCAPGTCPACDARRKACHVS
- a CDS encoding DUF5009 domain-containing protein → MERTRSHALDALRGFAILTMVLSGVIPYGVLPAWMYHAQVPPPAHKFDPTLPGLTWVDLVFPLFLFCLGAALPLALSTRLSQGAARWKIAGGILQRGFLLGFFAIYLQHLKPYALSTQPTATHWLLGLLAFASFFAIFTRLPKSWQPTARYAVRTAGWLVAIALLATVRYPDGSGFALTRSDIIIIVLANMAVFGSLVWLVTRSRLIPRLGILGVLLALRLAGATPGVVAWLWQATPAPWFYKLYYLQYLFLVIPGTIAGDLLLRWMNSPREEETPMRTWNKSRQLALVAMMIGLVIFLLIGLQARWLTATAVITLVVLLIGAWLVRRPRNRTESLLAKLYSWGAYWMLLGLLFEPFEGGIKKDHPTLSYYFVTAGLAIFLLIALIILIEVWQRRRGFQLLIANGQNPMLAYIGVSFAIMPVLQLTGLYPLLQAVTAAPWLGFLRGCLLTWLLALMVNFFTKRKIIWRT